From Gemmatimonadota bacterium:
GCGGCGCCCGCACGATCGCGCTGGACGGGCTCACCCTGCTGCCGGGCCTCATCGAAGGTCACTCGCACCTGCTGCTCCACCCGTACGACGAGGTGGCCTGGAACGACCAGGTGCTGTCCGAGTCATGGGGTGAGCGTGTGGCGCGTGGGGTCGTGCACGCGCGGAACACCGTGATGGCCGGCATCACCACGGTGCGGGATCTCGGCAGCGAAGGCGCCGGCTACATGGACGTCGGTCTGCGGGACGCCATCGCGAAGGGCGTGGTGCCGGGGCCGCGCATGCTGGTGGCCGGCCCGGCCATCGTGGCGACGGGCAGCTACGGCCCGAAGGGCGCGCCCGAGTGGCATCTCCCGAAGGGCGCCGAGGAGGCCGACGGCGTGGACGGGTTGATCCGCGTGGCCCGCGATCAGATCGGTCGCGGCGTCGACGTGGTGAAGGTCTACGCCGACTACCGCTGGGGACCGAACGGGCAGGCGCGCCCGACCTTCACCGAGGAAGAGCTGCGCCGGCTGGTGGAGGTGGTCGCCTCGTCCGGGCGCTCCGTGGTGGCGCACGCCGCGACGGCGGAGGGGATGCGGCGGGCCGCGAGCGCCGGCGTGGGGACGATCGAGCACGGAGACGAAGGCACGGCGGAGATCTTCGCGCTCATGCGCGACCGGAACGTGGGCTACTGCCCCACGATCGCCGCCGGAGACGCCATCTCACAGTATGGCGGATGGCGCAAGGGAGCCGAGCCGGAGCCGGCACGCATCCGCCGCAAGCGCGAGAGCGTCGCGTTGGCCTACGCCTCCGGTGTGGCCATCTGCTTCGGAGGCGACGTGGGGGTCTACGCGCACGGCGACAACGTGCGCGAGCTGGAGCTGATGGTGGAGTACGGGATGACGCCTGCTGCCGCGGTGCGCGCCGCCACGGCGGGCAATGCACGCATGTTCGGCCTGGAGGACCGGGGCCGCGTGGCGGAAGGCCTGCTGGCGGACCTCATCGCCGTGGAGGGCGACCCGACCGCCGACGTCGGCGCGCTGCGGCGGGTGCGCTGGGTGATGAAGGGCGGCGAGGTGCTGCGCGCGCCGTAGGGGTGCACCCGCACGCGTCTGCGCCCGCGTCGTGTTGCACGCGTGTCCGGCGCGCACGCAGCGAGGCCCCCAGCAGGCGTTTCCGGGCGGTTCTGCAGCGATCCACGGGCGCAAACGCCGGGTGCGTGACGGAACGCGGCCTGCCGTAGAGAGGAGCTACCCGAGACTCCTCGCGTCTGGAGGCGCACCCGTGGCATCCTCGTCGTCCACCGGCTCCATCCCCCGTCCCGACCCGACCACCGTCCTTCCGGACGTGGGCTCCGGCGTGGCCGTCGCGGCGCGCGCCGGCTACACCGCCAAAGGCATCGTGTACGTCCTGGTGGGCGGGTTGACCGCATCGGCGGCGTTGGGCAGCGGCGACACCACCACGCCGTCCGAGGTCGTGCGGGGCCTGCCCGGCACCTGGTGGGGCGCCACCATGCTCGTGCTGATCGCGGTCGGCCTGGCCGGCTACGTGGTGTGGCAGATCGTCCGCGCGGTCGCCGACCCCGAGGACCGCGGCACCGACGCGAAGGGCCTGGCGCTGCGCGCGTCCTACCTGTTCAGCGCGGCCGTCTACGGTCTGCTCGGCTTCACGGCCGTGAAGGTCCTGTTGGATCAGGCGTCCTCGTCCTCCGGATCGAGCTCCAGCGAGCAGGCGAGCGGCATGTTGCTGTCGCTGCCCGGGGGTCGCTGGCTCGTGGCCTTGCTCGCGCTGATCGTCATCGGGCGCGGATGCGCCGAGATCTACAACGCCTGGTCGGAACGCTTCCGCGAGAACCTGGAGCTGCAGGTGGGGGGCGGCGTCGCGGATTGGATGATCCGGGTGGGCAAGGCGGGGCTGACCGCCCGAGGCGTGGTCTTCCTCGTCATCGGCGCCTTCCTGGTGCTGGCTGCGACCAGCGGCTCCTCCTCGCAGGCGCGCGGGCTCGAAGGCGCGATGGAGGCGCTGCGGGATCGAGGCGGTCCCTGGGTGATGGCGGCCGTCGCGGTGGGGCTCGCGTGCTACGGCGCATTCCAGCTGATCAAGGCCCGCTACCGCACCATCCCGGACTGACGCGTTCCCGTTCGCGACCCGCCGCGGTCAGCGACGACCCTCGAGCACACGGTCGTACACGCTGCGCGGGAGCAGTCTCCCGAACCGGGCGGCCAGCGCCACCGGGAGAGGAAAGGAGAATGAGCGCCGACGCTCGAGGATGGCGCGCGTCATCCGGCGCACGGCGTCGTCCAGCTCGAGCCCGAAGGGTCGGCTGGCGAAGTTGCCCTCGGTCATGGGCGTGCGCACCCAGCCGGGGTTGATCACGGTCACGTCCACTCCCGTTCCACGCAGCTCGATGCGCAGCGATTCGAACCAGGTGGTCATGGCGGCTTTGCTGGATGCGTAGGCGGCGCGGAACGGCAGGCCGCCATACCCGGCCACACTGCTCACGCACACGAGGTGGCCACGACGCTCCTCCAGCATGCGAGGGAGCACCGGATCCACGAAGTGCACGGCACCGAGGACGTTGATCTCGTACACGCGCCGTACTGCGGCCGCGTCCACCAGCCGCCGCGCCCGCTCCTGCTGGACACCCGCATTGGCCACGAGCAGGTCGACCGGGCCGATCGCCTCCTCACAGCGACGGACGGCGCGCAGCGCGGCATCTGCGTCGGAGACGTCGCAGGGGAGGACGACCGCGCGCTGACCGCGGTCCAGGACATCCGCGGCCACGGCTTCCAGGAGGTCGGCGCGGCGCGCCACGAGCGCGAGGTCGTACCCCTCGGCGGCGAGGGCCACGGCCAGGCCCCGGCCCAGACCCGACGACGCCCCGGTGATCAGCGCGACCGGCAGAGTGGACCCCCGGGGAACGGGTCTGGAAACGACGAAGGGGTCCGGGCGGACCCCTTGCGAAGATGCCGGAGGAGGGACTCGAACCCCCGACACGCGGATTATGATTCCGCTGCTCTAACCGACTGAGCTACTCCGGCGAAGGGCAGGAAACCTAATCCGGCCCTCTGGGGTTGCCAACCCCGACATCGGTGTCCCTCCCCGCCTTCAGGAGGCCCTCGTGGAACTCACCGCCATCCTCTGGCCCATCGCGGTCCTGGGCGCCCTCGGCGTCGCCACCAGCATGCGCGTCCTGTGGGAGTACGAGCGGGGTGTGGTGTTCCGCCTGGGCAAGCTCAAACGGGCCACCGGGCCGGGGTTGATCTTCCTGGTCCCCTTCGGGATCGACCGCATCCGCAAGATGGACCTGCGCATCGTGGCCCTGGACATCGCGCCCCAGGACACCATCACCAAGGACAACGTCTCGGTGAAGGTGAACGCCGTGGTCTACTTCCGCGTGGCGGACCCGGCCAAGGCCGTGGTGGAGATCGAGGACTACTACTTCGCCACCAGCCAGCTGGCCCAGACCACGCTGCGCAGCGTGATCGGCCAGTCCGAGCTGGACGAGCTCCTGGCCGAGCGCGAGCAGATCAACGAGATCGTCCGCGGCATCATCGACCAGGGTACCGACCCCTGGGGGATCGAGGTGACCGGGGTGGAGATCAAGGACATCGACCTGCCGCAGGAGATGAAGCGCGCGATGGCCAAGCAGGCCGAGGCCGAGCGCGAGCGCCGCGGGAAGGTGATCGCGGCCGAGGGAGAGTACCAGGCGTCCAAGAAGCTGGCGCTCGCCGCGGACGTCATCTCCCGCCATCCCGCTGCGCTCCAGCTGCGGTTCCTGCAGACGGCCGTGGAGGTCGCGGCCGAGAACAACTCCACCACCCTGTTCCCGATCCCGCTGGATCTCTTCCGGCCGATGATGGAGAAGGTCACCGGCGTGCGGGGAGGCGGATTCCCGCAGGAG
This genomic window contains:
- a CDS encoding amidohydrolase family protein — its product is MRPLLLVATALSVLSPSLAAQRVLLSPAAVYDGEARHEGWAVLLDGARIVAAGPASTLDARGARTIALDGLTLLPGLIEGHSHLLLHPYDEVAWNDQVLSESWGERVARGVVHARNTVMAGITTVRDLGSEGAGYMDVGLRDAIAKGVVPGPRMLVAGPAIVATGSYGPKGAPEWHLPKGAEEADGVDGLIRVARDQIGRGVDVVKVYADYRWGPNGQARPTFTEEELRRLVEVVASSGRSVVAHAATAEGMRRAASAGVGTIEHGDEGTAEIFALMRDRNVGYCPTIAAGDAISQYGGWRKGAEPEPARIRRKRESVALAYASGVAICFGGDVGVYAHGDNVRELELMVEYGMTPAAAVRAATAGNARMFGLEDRGRVAEGLLADLIAVEGDPTADVGALRRVRWVMKGGEVLRAP
- a CDS encoding DUF1206 domain-containing protein — translated: MASSSSTGSIPRPDPTTVLPDVGSGVAVAARAGYTAKGIVYVLVGGLTASAALGSGDTTTPSEVVRGLPGTWWGATMLVLIAVGLAGYVVWQIVRAVADPEDRGTDAKGLALRASYLFSAAVYGLLGFTAVKVLLDQASSSSGSSSSEQASGMLLSLPGGRWLVALLALIVIGRGCAEIYNAWSERFRENLELQVGGGVADWMIRVGKAGLTARGVVFLVIGAFLVLAATSGSSSQARGLEGAMEALRDRGGPWVMAAVAVGLACYGAFQLIKARYRTIPD
- a CDS encoding SDR family NAD(P)-dependent oxidoreductase, yielding MSGVRVPPPASSQGVRPDPFVVSRPVPRGSTLPVALITGASSGLGRGLAVALAAEGYDLALVARRADLLEAVAADVLDRGQRAVVLPCDVSDADAALRAVRRCEEAIGPVDLLVANAGVQQERARRLVDAAAVRRVYEINVLGAVHFVDPVLPRMLEERRGHLVCVSSVAGYGGLPFRAAYASSKAAMTTWFESLRIELRGTGVDVTVINPGWVRTPMTEGNFASRPFGLELDDAVRRMTRAILERRRSFSFPLPVALAARFGRLLPRSVYDRVLEGRR